The genomic window GTTGACTTGGCGGCAGACTTCCACCTCCTCCGTAACCACTACTGGGCCCCGACCATCAACGTCGAGAAGCTGTACGTCGCACTCCGGGGGAGTTCGTGTGAACGAGGCGTTTGCTAAAACATCGTGCAGCTGGTCTCTCGTCCCTGCTGAGACCCGGGAGAAGTACATCAGCGGCGCCAAGACCGACTCTGCTCCCGTTATCGACCTCCTGTCTCACGGCTATGCCAAGCTCCTCGGCAAGGGTGAGGACCAGATATCCGTTGGGGATTGGAGGCAGACAGGATGCTTGGAGCTGACACAAGATACAGGCCGTCTCCCCGAGATCCCCTTGGTTGTCCGGGCGCGGTACGTCAGCGCAGAGGCGGAGCGCAAGGTGACGGAGGCCGGTGGTGTGATCGAGCTCGTTGCTTAAGTCGGACGCGGAACGGTTAAATCAAAGGCGCTATAGCGATTGGCATTTTTCGGTTACGAGGGAAAACCGGATAGCGAACCCAATGGCAACGGATCGGACGGTCAGACGAGCGTCAGCTATGAGTGCTAGGTCCCGGAGTCCTGGTTGGTTCCTGGGGGTGATGGAAAAGCACCCCCATATTGCAGCATTGGGGAATGGGATGTTTCTTTGCATCTTCAGGGGGTGTGCTGGCCGTCACGTGTTCCATATCCATCTCGAGGTTCGAGCAATTGAGTTCTCACGTTTACGGCGAG from Thermothielavioides terrestris NRRL 8126 chromosome 1, complete sequence includes these protein-coding regions:
- a CDS encoding 60S ribosomal protein L28; the protein is MPTRFSKTRKHRGHVSAGKGRVGKHRKHPGGRGMAGGQHHHRTNLDKYHPGYFGKVGMRHFHLLRNHYWAPTINVEKLWSLVPAETREKYISGAKTDSAPVIDLLSHGYAKLLGKGRLPEIPLVVRARYVSAEAERKVTEAGGVIELVA